The sequence CAGAATTCTTAAGGTTATTTTAATCTCAATTACTATTAGCTATACTTTCACATTGCCCAGATCAGCACTAAACCCTGGTACAAAAAGAAAAACTTATGCACCCAATTTGCAAAACTAGAAATAGAATTTGTGAGGGATCATTGCACTTACTGTAAGTCCCTAGGTAAAGCTATTTGTTACCAAATTCTCTTCCAATTCTAGCCTCCCAATGCTCATTTTGATGGTGTTTGCTACACAATAATGCATGTATTACTATAAAGAAGCTTCATCTACAGACAATTTATTAATCTTGCCTTATAAAATGGTTACCTGGAAACACCACAATATTTTGAGACTCCTTGAAAAATAATTGCTCCTCCTGCACAAGAAAATTGGAGTTATTCATGAGCAACATGTTGTCCCAACCGATATCAGTGATTAGAAAATTTTAATATTGTTCAGGTGTAGAATATGCCTAGCTACTAAGAGAAGCAAGATACTCCTCTCTCAAGATGTTTTGCATTTCCTCTAGCTCTTTGGTATATGTGCTTGACTATGGAGACATTGAAAGAGAGCTTTCTTAGAGATAAATATAATAGATAGAAAAGAAGTATCCTGTTAAAAAGAAAGAATTTATTACAGgaaagtttaatgttgtttacaaaCCCCAGTACTTAAGAGCAGACAGAGCGTATGCATGTGTTGCAGTCTCTTCATCCTCATATATTACTATGGAGATGCAATTTATTCAACAATTTAAACCTATTTCTTGCATTGTGCTCTACCCACATAAACAAAAACAACCTAGTAAAACTTTAATGGAAAGATATTGTATTGTTTTGCTGCATATCCAGATAAACTGTGTGATTGCCAACACGTTTACAACCAAGATGAGCACAAAAGCACAAAATTACAATTCAAGTCAGTAACATGGAGCTATTGTTAGATTACTATAGATTGCCACAATGCATTAAGATACAATGCCAAACAATCCATTCACCTTGCCGACCTTTCTTGTCCTTGGACTCGTTCCAGCATGTTTTGTCCCATAGATGTGCCTCATATCGACCAATCCATCTGTGCCTGAATATAACATCATAGATCTAACATTTTAGAGTGGAATCCATTGCCCAAAATTTTTGGGCACATCTATATTATTGTTTTGCCCATAAATCACAGAGTGTATAGTTCTAGAGCAAATAAATACATGGGAGAGAGAAATATTAGCAAAAATCTGACTCAAGCAAAAATATCAGAGCTAAAAActtaaaaaatgaagaaacaatgaAGGTGCATCCTTTCATGACTAGTTTGAAATTAAAAAATCCATCaatcattcaaaaaatccaaacacGGTCCGCTGCGAAAATAGATTATAACCCATTTCCGTAAAACACAAAATATATAAAACCCACACATACGAATGAATATAGAAGTGCATTAGTTCTAAAACAAAAATATAACCTATCTCTAATTCTAAGTTGATAGATTATCTATTGATCTTCGTGGGACACATTGGCCAAATCTTCAAGCATGCTCTTGTCCATTCTTGTCCATTTCTATAATCTGCAAATCAATAGTACCTCCTCATTTTCTTTTCAGAAAAGAGTTTTTTGAAAATGAGAGAAAAATTACACACAGTCCTTGCTTCAATCTATTCAAACATGTGAATTCATTTCTCTCATTCCTCTTCCCTTGTGGCCAAGTTTcttttgttggcattgtattgtcattgatgtcaattggtattgaAGTTGTTGTTGGCATGGTGTTCTCATGGGTGTTACAGGTATGCAGGCAGGAGTATTGTCAACCGTTAAACAGGAACAAAGAGGTGATCAAACAATCAGTACAGACAATTGGAGAGGATCCAGGTGTTGCAGTTCAAAATATATGCTCTTAACATTGGTATGCGTCTGTGATTGAAaccgcatcaagtttggtgaactagAGAGCACTTTTATAATTGATTGATGTGCACTTTgcgaagaagaatgaataccggtCCAGTATGCAGGTAGGTAAGTTCATCGGTAAGCATGCAAGGGACAAGCTGAGCCTAGAAGGAACAAGGCATCAAGTCATGTGTAGAGAAAAGGTATCATGACCTAATCGGCCGAACAAAGCAGAGCATGGTTTGAAGGATAACCGGTTAATGTAACTGGTAAGGCAAGAAGACCAGTAGTATAAGGTAGATACCGATAGTGTGTTTTTGGTCGGTGATTGTTCCTGAACCGTCATAGTCAACTGAGGTGGATGCTGACGAAGATGACGCGTAGGATCCAGGTGGCTAATGTGCAGTGGTGAAGAGTGCGTCGGTGAGGTGGTTGCCGACTAAGTTTGCATTAAATGAAGACTGCAAAAATCATG is a genomic window of Cryptomeria japonica chromosome 7, Sugi_1.0, whole genome shotgun sequence containing:
- the LOC131060180 gene encoding uncharacterized protein LOC131060180 isoform X1, with amino-acid sequence MIDGFFNFKLVMKGCTFIVSSFFKHRWIGRYEAHLWDKTCWNESKDKKGRQGGAIIFQGVSKYCGVSRNVLINSKKGIK
- the LOC131060180 gene encoding AP2-like ethylene-responsive transcription factor AIL7 isoform X2 — encoded protein: MIDGFFNFKLVMKGCTFIVSSFFKHRWIGRYEAHLWDKTCWNESKDKKGGAIIFQGVSKYCGVSRNVLINSKKGIK